One region of Cheilinus undulatus linkage group 4, ASM1832078v1, whole genome shotgun sequence genomic DNA includes:
- the odam gene encoding uncharacterized protein odam, whose amino-acid sequence MKPQIALLLVCLFRTSFALPVQIGIIASNSNEILRLNGLTLAALGQTQGSSILPQFVLQQQPEVLLTPQVLNLNPQMAGPFPPQGPQLFLPSQGNQLTPVIIPNGQQEQGGTPQDPNAPNIPQQAQNPVQMFPSFQYPSYGFPQFPRQQGYPYFLNPYGYPQQRNTAVQQPNNAQQPLERTTHRPQLPLQQASLPKVQTEKTWPAGTQRESTTIPPDPRGDASGPGVDEGHSNFPFLFEP is encoded by the exons ATGAAGCCCCAGATTGCTCTTCTTTTGGTCTGTTTATTCAGGACAAGCTTTGCTCTTCCA GTGCAGATTGGAATTATTGCAAGCAACAGCAATGAG atTCTGAGACTGAACGGATTAACTCTCGCAGCTCTTGGGCAAACACAG GGGTCTTCCATATTACCCCAGTTtgttctgcagcagcagcctgagGTGCTGCTCACCCCACAGGTGCTAAACCTGAACCCTCAGATGGCTGGACCCTTCCCTCCACAGGGTCCACAGCTTTTCCTCCCCTCTCAGGGCAACCAGCTTACGCCTGTGATCATCCCTAATGGACAGCAGGAGCAGGGTGGGACCCCACAGGACCCAAATGCTCCTAACATCCCCCAGCAGGCTCAAAACCCTGTCCAG ATGTTTCCATCTTTCCAGTACCCGTCTTATGGATTCCCTCAGTTTCCCAGACAGCAG GGCTACCCTTACTTTTTGAATCCGTACGGCTATCCCCAGCAGAGGAACACCGCGGTGCAGCAGCCCAACAACGCTCAGCAACCCCTGGAGAGAACCACACACAGACCACAGCTCCCTCTGCAG CAGGCTTCCCTGCCTAAGGTGCAAACAGAAAAG aCTTGGCCTGCAGGAACACAGAGAGAGTCTACTACAATTCCTCCTGATCCTCGAGGTGACGCATCTGGACCTGGAGTTGAtgag GGTCACTCCAACTTTCCCTTCCTGTTTGAGCCGTAG